The Celeribacter marinus genome window below encodes:
- the rdgB gene encoding RdgB/HAM1 family non-canonical purine NTP pyrophosphatase codes for MRLFDGDKLVLASHNAGKLREIGALLAPFGVEVISAGDLGFDEPEETEDTFAGNARIKAHYAAQKSGLPALSDDSGIMVDALDGAPGVYTADWAETANGRDFPMAMEKVWNLLDAKNAPSPRVARFCCTFCLAWPDGHDEVFEGTVEGHLEWPMRGDLGFGFDPIFVPNGETQTFAEMDPSKKHAMSHRSDAFSKFVKGPFSGRA; via the coding sequence ATGAGACTGTTCGACGGTGATAAGCTTGTACTCGCCTCACACAACGCGGGCAAATTGCGTGAGATAGGGGCACTCCTCGCGCCGTTTGGCGTCGAAGTCATATCTGCAGGCGATCTAGGGTTCGATGAGCCTGAAGAAACCGAAGATACTTTTGCAGGTAATGCTCGAATAAAGGCACACTACGCCGCCCAAAAGTCAGGGCTTCCAGCGTTATCCGATGATAGCGGGATTATGGTCGATGCACTTGACGGCGCACCGGGCGTTTATACTGCCGACTGGGCAGAAACGGCAAATGGCCGTGACTTTCCTATGGCGATGGAAAAAGTCTGGAACTTGCTGGACGCTAAAAATGCGCCATCGCCGCGAGTGGCTAGATTTTGCTGCACATTTTGCCTCGCGTGGCCTGACGGACATGACGAAGTGTTCGAAGGTACGGTAGAGGGGCATCTGGAATGGCCAATGCGTGGCGATCTAGGGTTTGGGTTTGATCCAATCTTTGTTCCAAATGGTGAAACGCAAACTTTCGCAGAAATGGACCCATCCAAAAAACACGCTATGAGCCACCGATCGGACGCATTTTCAAAATTTGTAAAGGGGCCCTTTTCGGGGCGGGCATAG
- the rph gene encoding ribonuclease PH, with product MRPSGRKLDEMRSISIETGVTKHAEGSCMIRCGDTHVLCTATLEPRVPPFMRNSGQGWVTAEYGMLPRSTSSRMRREATAGKQGGRTIEIQRLIGRSLRAGVDRVALGERQITVDCDVIQADGGTRCAAITGGWVALRLAVNKLIKAGDITTDPLISNVAAISCGIYAGQPVLDLDYPEDSEAGVDGNFIMLANGQMVETQMSAEGSTYSRAQLSELLDLADKGISELVAAQNAAISG from the coding sequence ATGCGACCTTCTGGACGAAAGCTTGATGAAATGCGTTCGATTTCTATCGAAACAGGCGTAACCAAACACGCTGAGGGTTCGTGCATGATCCGATGCGGCGATACGCATGTCCTGTGTACTGCGACCCTAGAGCCACGCGTCCCGCCATTTATGCGCAATTCAGGCCAAGGCTGGGTAACAGCAGAATATGGTATGCTGCCGCGCTCCACATCGTCGCGCATGCGCCGCGAAGCCACCGCCGGCAAACAAGGTGGACGTACTATCGAAATTCAACGCCTCATTGGCCGCTCGTTGCGCGCTGGCGTTGATCGCGTCGCCCTTGGTGAGCGTCAGATCACAGTCGATTGTGATGTCATTCAGGCCGATGGAGGAACGCGTTGCGCCGCCATCACCGGTGGTTGGGTTGCTCTTAGGCTTGCAGTCAATAAGTTGATCAAAGCAGGGGACATTACGACTGACCCGCTCATCTCTAACGTTGCTGCAATCTCATGCGGTATCTACGCAGGTCAGCCCGTTCTCGACCTCGACTACCCCGAAGATTCCGAAGCGGGTGTTGATGGGAATTTCATCATGCTAGCCAACGGCCAAATGGTCGAAACGCAGATGAGTGCCGAAGGATCAACATATTCACGTGCGCAGCTTAGCGAACTCCTCGACCTTGCTGATAAGGGTATCTCGGAATTGGTAGCCGCTCAGAATGCGGCCATTTCCGGATGA
- the hrcA gene encoding heat-inducible transcriptional repressor HrcA: MIERSNVISEMNDRSREVFRRVVEGYLDSGGPVGSRTLTRSMSEKVSAATIRNVMQDLEYLGLLDSPHVSAGRIPTHLGLRMFVDGLLEVGTVTDDVREKMHHTVRDDGNDVTGMLDRVGSALSGLTQGASLVLTPKHEAPLKHVEFVSLAPDRALVVLVFADGQVENRVFTPPVGQTPSSLREAANFLNSLIEGKTLSELKVTVEREIKTRRRELDSLAADLIENGDAFWEGDGAHYERLIVRGRSHLLSQSSEAADLDRIRTLFDDLEKKRDIAEFLELTEDGEGVRIFIGSENKLFSLSGSSLVVSPYMNADRKIIGAVGVIGPTRLNYGRIVPIVDYTAQLVGRMLSNKV, translated from the coding sequence ATGATCGAGCGCTCCAATGTCATTTCTGAAATGAACGACCGTTCCCGCGAAGTGTTTCGCCGGGTTGTCGAGGGCTATCTTGATAGCGGAGGGCCAGTGGGATCGCGAACATTGACCCGCTCAATGAGCGAAAAGGTGTCTGCGGCGACCATTCGCAATGTTATGCAGGATCTTGAGTATTTGGGCCTTTTGGATAGCCCACACGTCTCTGCGGGACGGATCCCCACCCACTTGGGTCTACGGATGTTTGTTGACGGTCTTTTGGAGGTTGGTACCGTCACGGACGACGTGCGTGAAAAGATGCATCATACAGTTCGTGATGATGGAAACGATGTCACCGGCATGCTTGATCGTGTTGGGTCTGCACTTTCTGGTTTGACGCAAGGCGCCAGTCTCGTTTTGACGCCCAAACATGAAGCTCCTTTAAAGCATGTAGAATTTGTGAGCCTTGCACCAGATCGCGCCTTGGTCGTTTTGGTGTTTGCTGATGGTCAGGTAGAGAACCGGGTCTTTACGCCCCCTGTTGGTCAGACCCCGTCCTCATTGCGTGAGGCAGCCAATTTTCTCAATTCTCTGATCGAAGGTAAAACGCTGTCCGAGCTAAAAGTGACGGTTGAGCGCGAAATCAAAACGCGGCGTCGAGAGCTTGATAGTTTGGCTGCTGATCTTATCGAGAATGGGGACGCGTTTTGGGAGGGTGATGGCGCGCATTATGAGCGTTTAATTGTTCGGGGGCGATCTCACCTTTTGAGTCAAAGCTCTGAGGCCGCCGATTTGGATCGTATTCGCACCCTGTTTGATGATCTCGAAAAGAAGCGAGATATAGCCGAATTTCTCGAGTTGACCGAAGACGGCGAAGGTGTGCGCATTTTTATTGGTTCTGAAAATAAACTTTTTTCGCTTTCGGGTTCCTCTTTGGTGGTTTCTCCTTATATGAACGCTGATCGAAAGATAATCGGTGCTGTTGGCGTGATTGGGCCGACTCGCTTGAACTACGGGCGGATCGTTCCGATTGTCGACTATACGGCCCAACTTGTCGGACGCATGCTGTCCAACAAGGTGTGA
- a CDS encoding nucleotide exchange factor GrpE, producing the protein MTDPKDLNFDDDNLESEDQIDIDEMEEEFDARADELETARAERDEFRDRFMRSMAETENMRKRADRDRREAENYGGSKLARDMLPVFDNLKRAVDVITEEQRAAQAALIEGIELTMRELLSVFGRHGIEVISPEIGEKFDPNMHEAMFEAAVPATKSGDIIQIMNVGFMIHDRLLRPAQVGVSSTPG; encoded by the coding sequence ATGACTGACCCGAAAGACCTAAACTTCGACGATGATAACCTCGAATCCGAGGATCAGATTGATATTGATGAAATGGAAGAAGAGTTTGACGCGCGAGCGGATGAACTTGAAACAGCACGTGCCGAGCGTGACGAGTTCCGAGATCGGTTTATGCGCTCTATGGCTGAGACCGAGAATATGCGCAAACGCGCTGATCGTGATCGGCGCGAAGCAGAAAACTATGGTGGATCAAAGTTGGCACGCGATATGCTGCCCGTTTTCGATAACCTCAAGCGTGCAGTAGATGTGATTACTGAAGAGCAGCGGGCGGCGCAGGCCGCATTGATCGAAGGGATCGAGCTGACCATGCGCGAACTTTTGTCTGTGTTCGGTCGTCACGGAATCGAAGTGATTTCTCCAGAGATTGGTGAAAAGTTCGATCCTAACATGCACGAAGCCATGTTTGAGGCAGCTGTGCCAGCAACGAAATCAGGCGACATTATTCAGATTATGAATGTCGGCTTCATGATCCATGATCGTTTGCTGCGGCCCGCACAGGTTGGTGTGTCATCCACACCCGGCTAA
- the mutS gene encoding DNA mismatch repair protein MutS: MMAQYLEIKSRHRDALLFYRMGDFYELFFDDAVAASAALDIALTKRGKHEGDDIPMCGVPVHAAEGYLLTLIRKGFRVGVCEQLESPVEAKKRGAKSVVKRDVVRLVTPGTLTEESLLDARRHNFLVAFAEIRDEGALAWVDISTGEFHVMPCPLIRLAPELARLNPSEILLSEAFEVNWADLVPDFADCVTPLSRASFDSTSAQKRLTDLFKVASLDAFGGFSLSEVSAMGAVIDYLEITQKGKLPLIRPPAKELARGNMQIDGATRRNLEITRSLSGGRDGSLVSVMDRTVTAAGGRLLERRLSSPSCDVAVINHRLDAVNFAADNRAITNTLRDALRNVPDIERALSRIGLDRGGPRDLAAIRNGLTEAEVISNALPPENIPTLIHQNMTFLTGHTDLIDLLDAALVAEPPLLARDGGYIAAGYHEELEECRKLRDEGRGVIASLQSEYANATGIQALKIKHNNVLGYFIETTATHAEKMLSPPLNETFIHRQTTANQVRFTTLELSELETKIHNAGGRALEIEKHLFSGLCSRILEHAPQITDTSRALSEIDLATSLADLATSENWVRPVVDSGRKLDIQSGRHPVVERALRKQGGDTFVANNCDLSDGRDGAAIWLLTGPNMSGKSTFLRQNALIALIAQMGSYVPAAAAHIGIVSQLFSRVGASDDLARGRSTFMVEMVETAAILNQADDRALVILDEIGRGTATYDGLSIAWATLEHLHDSNQCRALFATHYHEMTALSEKLDGAVNATVSVKEWDGDVIFLHEVLKGKADRSYGVQVARLAGLPTSVVERAKIVLAALESGEAENAKNPKAIIDDLPLFAASPAPQKAPTPKGPSEVDEKLAGISPDELSPREALQLLYELKSLADT; this comes from the coding sequence ATGATGGCGCAATATCTGGAAATCAAATCCAGACACCGCGATGCTTTGCTGTTTTATCGAATGGGCGACTTTTACGAGCTGTTCTTTGATGACGCAGTTGCCGCATCGGCGGCCCTCGACATCGCTCTGACCAAACGCGGCAAACACGAGGGCGATGACATCCCGATGTGCGGTGTCCCCGTTCATGCCGCCGAGGGATATTTGCTCACCCTGATCCGAAAAGGATTTCGCGTAGGCGTTTGCGAACAGCTCGAAAGCCCCGTAGAGGCAAAAAAGCGCGGTGCAAAGTCCGTGGTAAAGCGCGATGTCGTGCGCCTCGTCACCCCCGGTACATTGACCGAAGAAAGCCTTTTGGATGCCCGCCGCCATAACTTTCTCGTGGCTTTCGCGGAAATTCGTGATGAGGGCGCATTGGCTTGGGTCGACATCTCAACAGGTGAGTTTCATGTGATGCCCTGCCCGCTCATACGGCTTGCGCCCGAACTCGCCCGCCTCAACCCGTCTGAAATCTTGCTATCAGAAGCATTTGAGGTGAATTGGGCCGACTTGGTTCCTGATTTTGCCGATTGCGTCACGCCGTTGTCGCGCGCGTCCTTTGATAGCACATCCGCGCAAAAACGTCTTACCGACCTGTTCAAGGTCGCCTCACTAGATGCTTTTGGTGGGTTTTCCCTAAGCGAAGTATCGGCGATGGGCGCAGTGATTGACTACTTGGAAATCACACAAAAAGGCAAACTGCCCCTCATCCGCCCCCCCGCCAAGGAACTCGCACGCGGGAATATGCAAATTGACGGCGCGACTCGTCGCAACCTAGAAATCACGCGATCACTATCAGGTGGGCGTGATGGATCTTTGGTCAGTGTGATGGACCGAACAGTCACCGCTGCGGGTGGCCGCTTGTTGGAAAGACGCCTGTCTAGCCCCTCTTGCGACGTCGCCGTGATCAATCACCGCCTCGATGCCGTAAACTTTGCAGCAGACAATCGCGCTATCACCAACACTCTGCGTGACGCGTTGCGCAACGTGCCAGACATTGAACGCGCGTTGTCGCGTATTGGCCTCGATCGTGGCGGTCCGCGTGACCTCGCAGCGATCCGCAATGGGCTCACCGAGGCCGAAGTTATTTCAAACGCCCTACCTCCAGAGAATATTCCGACCCTAATCCACCAGAACATGACGTTTTTGACTGGGCACACAGACCTCATTGACCTGCTCGATGCGGCTCTTGTGGCCGAGCCGCCTCTATTGGCACGAGATGGCGGGTATATCGCAGCAGGGTATCACGAAGAGCTCGAAGAGTGCCGAAAGCTGCGAGACGAAGGCCGCGGAGTCATCGCGTCCCTTCAATCCGAATATGCAAATGCTACGGGCATTCAAGCGTTAAAGATAAAACACAACAACGTGCTCGGTTATTTCATTGAAACCACAGCAACTCACGCTGAGAAAATGTTGTCGCCTCCCCTCAATGAAACCTTTATCCATCGCCAAACCACCGCTAACCAAGTCCGGTTCACGACACTTGAACTGTCCGAACTTGAAACCAAAATCCACAATGCCGGTGGTCGGGCTCTCGAAATTGAGAAGCATCTGTTCTCGGGCCTATGCTCTCGCATTCTCGAACACGCGCCACAGATCACAGACACCTCGCGCGCGCTATCCGAAATTGACCTCGCTACGTCTCTAGCCGACCTCGCCACCTCTGAGAATTGGGTACGTCCTGTGGTGGATTCGGGTCGAAAGCTGGACATTCAGAGTGGTCGCCACCCTGTTGTAGAACGCGCCCTGCGCAAACAAGGCGGGGATACATTTGTCGCCAACAATTGCGACCTGTCTGATGGTCGTGATGGCGCAGCTATCTGGCTTCTCACCGGCCCAAACATGTCTGGTAAATCGACATTCCTGCGCCAAAACGCTCTGATTGCGCTGATTGCACAGATGGGATCCTACGTCCCTGCGGCAGCTGCACACATAGGGATCGTATCGCAACTATTTTCACGTGTGGGTGCATCGGACGATCTGGCCCGTGGTCGTTCGACTTTCATGGTCGAAATGGTGGAAACCGCCGCCATCCTTAACCAAGCGGATGATCGGGCTCTCGTAATTCTAGATGAAATTGGACGTGGAACCGCAACCTATGATGGTCTCTCCATCGCATGGGCGACACTTGAACACCTGCACGATTCCAACCAATGCCGCGCCCTGTTTGCGACGCACTACCACGAGATGACCGCGCTTTCCGAAAAGCTCGACGGCGCGGTCAATGCGACAGTGTCGGTGAAGGAATGGGATGGAGACGTCATCTTTCTGCACGAAGTCCTCAAAGGCAAAGCAGATCGGTCCTACGGTGTTCAGGTTGCGCGTTTAGCGGGCCTACCAACATCGGTCGTGGAACGCGCCAAGATTGTGCTTGCAGCACTCGAAAGCGGTGAAGCAGAAAATGCTAAGAACCCTAAAGCAATCATCGATGATCTCCCGCTTTTCGCCGCATCACCTGCTCCGCAAAAAGCGCCAACACCAAAAGGTCCATCAGAGGTCGACGAAAAACTCGCCGGAATTTCTCCCGACGAGTTGTCGCCCCGTGAGGCGCTTCAATTGCTATATGAGCTTAAGTCACTCGCAGACACTTAG
- a CDS encoding NADP-dependent malic enzyme: MSKIKQTREEALAFHMDPRPGKFDIAPSVPMSTQRDLSLAYSPGVAVPCEAIAANPETAYDYTNKGNLVAVISNGTAVLGLGNLGALASKPVMEGKAVLFKRFADVNSIDIELDTEDPDQIIQAVKLMGPTFGGINLEDIKAPECFIIEQKLKEEMDIPVFHDDQHGTAVICAAGLINALHISGKCIEDCKIVLNGAGAAGIACLELIKSMGAKHDNCIMCDTKGVIYQGRTEGMNQWKSAHAAKTDARTLGEAMVGADVFLGVSAKGAVTSDMVAAMAPNAVIFAMANPDPEITPEDAHAVREDVIVATGRSDYPNQVNNVLGFPYLFRGALDIHARAINDEMKIACAEALAALAREDVPDEVALAYGRSLTFGRDYIIPTPFDPRLIYTIPPAVAKAGMDTGVARRPIVDMDGYAHGLKARMDPTAQILQGLYARARQAQATMLFAEGDDLRVLRAAVAYQRGGYGKALIVGRDEDVNAKLNEAGLSDAAGELEIVNAANTPHLDSYKAFLYDRLQRSGHDQKDIHRLAARDRHAFSALMLAHGHADGLVTGATRKSAHVLDRINSVFDATAEDGAIGVSALIHNGRIVFIADTLVHEWPDEHDLADIAEAAAKVARSMGIEPRVAFASFSTFGYPVSERASKMHLAPKVLDSRKVDFEYDGEMTVEVALNTDAMAAYPFCRLTGPANILVVPARHSASISVKLMQEMAGATVIGPILTGVDKPIQVCSTVSTVNDILNMAILAACKVGQS, translated from the coding sequence ATGTCCAAAATAAAACAAACCCGCGAAGAAGCACTCGCTTTTCACATGGATCCCCGCCCGGGGAAGTTTGACATTGCGCCAAGTGTGCCGATGTCAACGCAGCGCGATCTGTCATTGGCATATTCGCCAGGGGTTGCCGTTCCGTGCGAGGCGATAGCCGCAAATCCTGAAACAGCATACGACTACACTAACAAAGGTAATCTGGTTGCTGTGATTTCCAACGGCACCGCTGTTCTAGGTTTGGGTAATCTTGGCGCTCTGGCATCTAAGCCGGTGATGGAAGGTAAGGCGGTTCTGTTCAAACGGTTTGCTGATGTAAACTCGATCGATATCGAGTTGGACACTGAAGATCCTGATCAGATCATTCAGGCAGTAAAGCTGATGGGTCCGACATTTGGTGGCATAAACCTTGAAGATATCAAAGCACCAGAGTGCTTTATCATTGAGCAAAAACTCAAAGAAGAAATGGACATCCCCGTTTTTCACGATGACCAACACGGGACCGCGGTGATTTGTGCGGCGGGTCTGATCAATGCGCTGCATATTTCTGGTAAGTGCATTGAGGATTGTAAAATCGTTCTCAATGGCGCGGGTGCGGCGGGTATTGCTTGTCTTGAACTCATTAAATCAATGGGCGCCAAGCACGACAACTGCATTATGTGTGACACCAAAGGTGTGATCTATCAGGGACGCACCGAAGGTATGAACCAGTGGAAGTCTGCCCATGCTGCAAAGACTGATGCGCGCACATTGGGCGAGGCTATGGTGGGCGCTGATGTATTCCTTGGCGTTTCCGCAAAGGGTGCGGTGACCTCTGACATGGTTGCCGCTATGGCGCCAAATGCAGTTATTTTTGCGATGGCCAACCCTGATCCCGAAATTACTCCCGAGGATGCCCATGCGGTTCGCGAAGATGTGATTGTTGCCACGGGGCGTTCGGACTACCCCAATCAGGTCAACAACGTTCTCGGGTTTCCATACTTGTTCCGCGGGGCGCTAGATATCCATGCGCGGGCTATTAATGATGAAATGAAAATTGCATGTGCTGAGGCATTGGCGGCTCTTGCGCGCGAAGATGTGCCGGATGAAGTTGCATTGGCATATGGGCGCTCTCTCACGTTCGGGCGCGACTACATTATTCCAACGCCGTTCGATCCGCGTCTTATTTACACGATCCCCCCTGCAGTTGCGAAGGCGGGCATGGATACAGGCGTTGCGCGCCGTCCAATCGTTGATATGGATGGATATGCGCATGGGCTGAAGGCGCGTATGGATCCTACGGCTCAAATCCTTCAGGGGCTTTACGCACGCGCGCGTCAGGCGCAGGCAACGATGCTTTTTGCCGAAGGTGACGATTTACGGGTGTTGCGCGCCGCGGTTGCCTATCAACGTGGAGGCTACGGCAAGGCGCTCATTGTTGGGCGAGATGAGGACGTTAATGCCAAGCTAAACGAGGCTGGGTTGTCGGATGCGGCGGGAGAGTTAGAGATTGTGAATGCTGCGAACACGCCACATCTCGATAGCTACAAAGCATTTTTGTATGATCGGTTACAAAGATCCGGCCATGACCAAAAGGACATTCATCGCCTCGCCGCTCGCGATCGGCATGCGTTCTCTGCGTTGATGCTCGCACATGGCCACGCTGACGGACTTGTTACAGGAGCAACGCGCAAGTCGGCACATGTTTTGGACCGTATCAATTCGGTTTTCGATGCAACGGCTGAGGATGGCGCAATCGGTGTGAGTGCGCTGATTCACAACGGTCGCATCGTCTTCATTGCCGATACGTTGGTGCACGAGTGGCCGGATGAGCATGACCTTGCCGATATTGCTGAGGCCGCCGCTAAAGTGGCACGATCAATGGGAATCGAGCCTCGTGTCGCATTTGCGTCATTTTCGACGTTTGGCTATCCAGTATCAGAGCGCGCAAGTAAAATGCACCTCGCGCCAAAGGTCCTGGATTCACGCAAGGTCGACTTTGAATACGACGGCGAAATGACCGTTGAAGTTGCGCTTAATACTGACGCAATGGCCGCCTATCCATTCTGTCGTTTGACGGGCCCCGCAAACATCCTCGTTGTTCCTGCGCGTCATTCGGCGTCGATATCCGTAAAGCTCATGCAGGAAATGGCGGGCGCTACGGTGATTGGTCCGATTTTGACAGGCGTGGATAAGCCGATTCAGGTTTGCTCAACTGTTTCCACAGTAAATGACATTTTGAACATGGCGATCTTGGCGGCTTGCAAAGTTGGTCAGTCATGA
- a CDS encoding ribokinase produces MAIYNLGSVNIDHFYTLPHFPTPGETLHAVDHSFGLGGKGTNQSVAVAKAGADVFHVGAIGINDKWVRERMESYGVNTTYVSGMDAPTGQAIINIDAAGENTIVLLAGANVKQDADVILNAIDNAQQGDTLLLQNETNLQDHAARFALVKKMRVIYSAAPFDVDAVAKVISDVSILVMNSIEAAQLTSALGVTLDNLPVPQLIVTLGSKGAMWRSNETGEVLEVSVPKVTPVDTTAAGDTFIGYVAAGLDKGMSIKDAMEWASRAAALKVTRKGSADAIPYAQDVEAFSS; encoded by the coding sequence ATGGCAATATACAATCTGGGTTCGGTTAATATTGACCATTTCTATACCTTGCCCCACTTTCCTACGCCGGGTGAGACACTTCATGCTGTTGATCATTCGTTTGGACTTGGCGGCAAAGGAACAAATCAGTCTGTAGCCGTTGCAAAGGCGGGTGCAGATGTCTTTCATGTCGGTGCGATAGGTATAAATGACAAATGGGTGCGTGAACGCATGGAGTCTTATGGCGTCAATACAACGTATGTCAGCGGCATGGACGCGCCAACTGGTCAGGCCATTATCAATATTGATGCTGCGGGTGAAAACACGATTGTTTTGTTGGCTGGCGCAAATGTTAAGCAAGATGCCGACGTGATCCTAAATGCCATCGATAACGCGCAACAAGGTGACACGCTTTTGTTGCAAAACGAGACCAACCTTCAGGATCATGCTGCCCGATTTGCATTGGTAAAAAAGATGCGGGTAATTTACTCAGCAGCGCCGTTTGATGTCGACGCTGTGGCAAAAGTCATTTCAGACGTTTCAATTTTGGTGATGAACTCGATTGAAGCGGCACAATTGACGTCCGCCTTGGGTGTGACCTTGGATAACCTACCCGTGCCACAATTGATCGTGACGCTCGGCAGTAAGGGTGCAATGTGGCGGTCAAATGAGACGGGCGAGGTCTTGGAGGTCTCGGTGCCAAAAGTGACACCTGTAGACACCACTGCGGCAGGCGATACGTTTATTGGTTATGTTGCGGCCGGCCTCGACAAGGGGATGTCTATCAAGGACGCGATGGAGTGGGCGTCACGGGCTGCCGCGCTCAAGGTAACGCGCAAAGGAAGTGCTGACGCGATACCGTACGCGCAAGACGTTGAAGCGTTTTCGTCATAA
- a CDS encoding argininosuccinate synthase, which produces MSAPKKVVLAYSGGLDTSIILKWLQTEYGCEVVTFTADLGQGEELDPARKKAELLGIKPENIFIEDVREEFVRDFVFPMFRANALYEGQYLLGTSIARPLISKRLVEIAEETGADAVAHGATGKGNDQVRFELAAYALNPDIKVIAPWREWDLTSRTKLLEFAEKNQIPVAKDKRGEAPFSVDANLLHTSSEGKVLEDPAQEAPEYVYQRSVAPEDAPNEPEFIEVTFEKGDAVAINGTPMSPATVLTALNEYGGKHGIGRLDFVENRFVGMKSRGIYETPGGTILLEAHRGIEQITLDSGAGHLKDSLMPRYAELIYNGFWYSPEREMLQAAIDKSQEHVTGTVRLKLYKGSAVTVGRWSDHSLYSEAHVTFEDDAGAYDQKDAAGFIQLNALRLKLLAARNRRLK; this is translated from the coding sequence ATGTCTGCGCCCAAAAAAGTCGTACTAGCCTACTCTGGTGGCCTCGATACTTCCATCATCCTCAAATGGCTCCAGACCGAATACGGTTGCGAGGTTGTCACATTTACCGCCGACCTCGGTCAGGGCGAAGAGCTTGATCCTGCTCGCAAGAAAGCCGAATTGCTTGGCATCAAGCCGGAAAACATTTTCATCGAGGATGTGCGCGAAGAGTTCGTGCGTGATTTCGTCTTCCCTATGTTCCGTGCCAACGCGCTTTATGAGGGTCAATATCTCCTCGGCACATCCATTGCCCGCCCGTTGATTTCCAAACGCCTTGTTGAGATCGCCGAGGAAACCGGTGCAGACGCTGTAGCGCATGGTGCGACCGGCAAAGGCAACGATCAGGTCCGTTTCGAATTGGCCGCGTACGCCCTGAATCCCGATATCAAAGTAATCGCGCCATGGCGTGAGTGGGATTTGACCTCGCGCACCAAGCTTCTTGAGTTCGCCGAGAAAAACCAAATCCCGGTAGCCAAAGACAAGCGCGGCGAGGCTCCGTTTTCCGTCGACGCCAACCTGTTGCACACATCATCCGAAGGCAAGGTTCTCGAAGATCCCGCACAGGAAGCACCAGAGTATGTGTACCAACGCTCTGTTGCGCCAGAAGATGCTCCAAACGAGCCTGAATTCATCGAAGTAACTTTTGAAAAAGGCGACGCGGTTGCGATCAATGGCACGCCAATGTCACCAGCAACGGTCCTCACCGCGTTAAACGAATATGGTGGAAAACACGGTATTGGACGTCTTGATTTCGTTGAAAACCGCTTCGTCGGGATGAAGTCGCGCGGCATCTACGAGACACCGGGTGGCACGATCCTATTGGAGGCCCATCGCGGCATTGAACAAATCACACTCGATAGCGGCGCGGGCCACCTTAAAGATAGCCTGATGCCACGCTATGCCGAACTGATCTACAACGGGTTCTGGTATAGCCCAGAGCGTGAAATGCTTCAGGCCGCGATCGACAAAAGCCAAGAGCATGTCACAGGCACCGTGCGCCTGAAGCTCTACAAAGGCTCAGCTGTAACTGTGGGCCGTTGGTCAGATCATTCGCTCTACTCAGAGGCTCACGTGACCTTTGAAGACGATGCAGGTGCATATGACCAAAAGGACGCCGCAGGCTTTATTCAATTGAACGCATTGCGTTTGAAGTTGCTGGCAGCCCGAAATCGCCGCCTGAAATAG